In a genomic window of Fusarium verticillioides 7600 chromosome 11, whole genome shotgun sequence:
- a CDS encoding choline dehydrogenase translates to MRLSFVITCISVLADSAFALSSPKPHNPFIGKRDTAVEYDYVVVGSGAGGGPVAANLAVAGFKVLLIDAGGDSGDDWVEKLPALHLMSTEFEDTRWNYFVNHYPDEKQQKKDSKMVYQKTDGSYYTGLTPPTGAKPLGVLYPRAGTLGGCTRHNALITIAAHDSDWSYIASLTGDDSWNPDNMRSYFEKIEKNMYLPSSIIGHGFSGWLGTSLTSLSLVVEDQKLLSLIISAASAMGKGLLGFVLNTVAGLGQVLLRDLNAPGQTSKTGLYQVPLAMTDNVRGGPRDFILNTAKATNKDGSRKYHLDIKLNTLVTKINFDKSGSKPRAVGVNYMQGASLYRADPRSGSAKSTGTGSVKAKREVIISAGSFNTPQLLKLSGIGPRKELDSFKIPVVVDLPGVGTNMQDRYENTVIGKTDSDFVITSKCTFLETQPDPCLEQYKKGLGPITKGVYGTNGIAIAIVLKSSVAEDEPDLLISGAPAKFKGYFPGYAADSLADAEHWAWIILKAHSRNNAGTVTLKSTDPRDMPNINFNYFDTGVNANGEGDKDLQATYEGFQFARRAFDDLIPLDGDFPEVWPGSQTNTEKKAKQFLKDEAWGHHASCTAPIGADDDPMAVLDSEFKVRGTEGLRVVDASVFPKIPGFYIALPLYIVAEKASDVIIKAARSS, encoded by the exons ATGCGTTTGTCATTCGTTATTACCTGCATTTCCGTTTTGGCTGATTCAGCCTTTGCTCT TTCTTCCCCTAAGCCGCATAATCCTTTCATCGGCAAACGCGATACCGCTGTTGAATATGACTATGTAGTCGTCGGTTCTGGTGCAGGTGGTGGGCCTGTCGCCGCCAACCTCGCAGTCGCTGGCTTcaaagtccttctcatcgatgCTGGCGGTGACTCTGGCGATGATTGGGTTGAGAAGCTTCCCGCCTTGCATCTCATGTCGACTGAGTTCGAAGACACTCGATGGAACTACTTCGTCAATCACTACCCTGACGAAAAGCAACAAAAGAAGGACTCCAAGATGGTCTACCAAAAGACCGATGGTAGCTACTATACTGGACTCACGCCGCCTACGGGTGCGAAGCCTTTAGGTGTTCTTTATCCCCGTGCTGGTACTCTCGGTGGATGCACCCGTCACAATGCCCTCATCACTATTGCCGCTCATGACAGTGACTGGTCTTACATCGCCAGTCTTACCGGTGATGACTCTTGGAACCCTGATAACATGCGCTCTTACTtcgagaagattgagaagaacatGTATCTCCCCAGCAGTATCATCGGTCACGGCTTCAGTGGCTGGTTGGGTACATCTCTGACTTCGCTGTCGTTGGTAGTTGAGgatcagaagcttctgtCTTTGATCATCTCTGCTGCCTCAGCCATGGGTAAAGGCCTTCTGGGCTTCGTCCTGAACACTGTCGCaggccttggccaagtcttgCTTCGTGATCTGAATGCACCAGGCCAGACCAGCAAGACCGGTCTCTACCAAGTTCCGCTGGCGATGACTGACAATGTTCGTGGTGGGCCCCGGGACTTTATCCTCAACACTGCCAAGGCTACCAACAAGGATGGATCTCGCAAGtaccatcttgacatcaagctcaacactcTT GttaccaagatcaacttcGACAAGAGCGGTTCCAAGCCTCGTGCCGTTGGCGTCAACTACATGCAAGGCGCAAGTCTCTACCGTGCCGACCCTCGCTCCGGCTCAGCCAAGTCCACTGGTACCGGTAGCGTGAAGGCCAAGCGCGAAGTCATCATCTCTGCTGGTTCCTTCAACACTCCTCAGCTCCTGAAGCTTAGTGGTATCGGACCTAGGAAGGAGCTTGACTCTTTCAAGATTCCTGTCGTGGTCGATCTTCCTGGTGTTGGAACCAACATGCAGGATCGGTATGAGAACACTGTTATTGGTAAGACTGACAGTGACTTTGTCATCACATCCAAGTGCACATTCCTTGAGACCCAGCCGGACCCTTGCTTGGAGCAGTACAAGAAGGGTCTTGGTCCTATCACCAAGGGTGTGTACGGCACCAACGGCATCGCTATCGCTATTGTCCTCAAGTCTTCTGTCGCTGAGGATGAGCccgatctcctcatctctgGCGCCccagccaagttcaagggcTATTTCCCCGGCTACGCCGCCGACTCACTCGCCGACGCCGAGCACTGGGCTTGGatcatcctcaaggctcatAGCCGTAACAACGCTGGTACTGTCACTCTCAAGTCAACCGACCCTCGCGACATGCccaacatcaacttcaactacTTCGACACCggcgtcaacgccaacggAGAAGGCGACAAGGATCTCCAAGCCACATACGAAGGCTTCCAGTTCGCCCGCAGGGCATTTGACGACTTAATCCCTCTTGACGGCGACTTCCCCGAAGTTTGGCCCGGAAGCCAGACAAacactgagaagaaggcgaagcagttcctcaaggatgaggcGTGGGGCCACCATGCTTCGTGCACTGCTCCCATTGGTGCTGATGACGATCCCATGGCTGTTCTAGACTCTGAGTTCAAGGTTCGGGGTACTGAGGGCTTGCGCGTTGTTGATGCTAGTGTTTTCCCCAAGATCCCTGGTTTTTATATCGCGCTTCCTTTGTAcattgttgctgagaaggctaGCGATGTCATTATCAAGGCGGCGAGGAGTTCTTAG